From a single Ignavibacteriales bacterium genomic region:
- a CDS encoding 4Fe-4S binding protein, with protein MHPLKKIRVTIAVVVFVLVSAVFLDFTGRVPTWLMTVLGSLQLIPSLTRLVSGLTVASLGLLGVLLLTVAFGRVYCSTICPLGTLQDIVIRLSGRMRRRRWYRYKPAPIVVHYALLAVSAVFAVAGSMILVDLLEPFSNFGRIATNLGDPVLVSFNNAAAFVLSRLGIFLLFNIPLLHITAVAVLLTFAFLGLVVYLSYYHGRLFCNLLCPAGALLGLISRFSLFRISIVTERCTDCGFCEMVCKANCLDSGSKRIDVHACVGCFNCIDSCPTVALKFEGWGRKTKAPEERVVDSPRRAFLGALVATGSAMVFPGQGPAGDPSASTATYDASRGMPVTPPGSQSSDRFSNLCTACHLCISVCPPQVLSPSLFEYGLAGIMQPKMNYNASYCNYECVLCSQVCPTGAILPLDVAAKKEIQLGRASFVKDDCIVVAKKKDCGACSEHCPTKAVKMVPYEQKLVIPELNNEICVGCGACEHACPTTPRKAIYVVANAVHQKAKKPQEQKLEKLIDSQKDFPF; from the coding sequence TTGCATCCACTGAAGAAGATCAGGGTCACGATTGCTGTGGTGGTGTTTGTTCTCGTGTCGGCCGTTTTTCTGGACTTCACGGGCCGGGTTCCAACCTGGTTGATGACGGTCCTCGGCTCGCTGCAGCTCATCCCATCGCTTACCCGGCTTGTCTCCGGACTCACAGTTGCATCGTTGGGTCTGCTCGGTGTACTTCTTCTCACCGTTGCCTTCGGGCGGGTCTATTGCTCCACGATCTGTCCACTCGGCACTCTTCAGGACATTGTCATCCGGCTTTCAGGTCGCATGCGTCGCCGGCGATGGTACCGCTACAAGCCGGCTCCCATCGTTGTCCACTATGCGCTCCTCGCAGTGTCGGCAGTTTTCGCCGTTGCCGGAAGCATGATCCTCGTCGATCTCCTCGAGCCATTCAGCAACTTTGGGCGCATCGCGACCAATCTGGGTGACCCGGTTCTCGTTTCGTTCAACAACGCGGCTGCGTTTGTTCTGAGCCGGTTGGGGATCTTCCTGCTGTTTAACATTCCGCTCCTCCATATCACGGCTGTTGCGGTTCTTCTCACCTTCGCATTTCTCGGCCTTGTGGTCTACCTCTCATACTATCATGGCAGGTTGTTCTGCAATCTGTTGTGCCCGGCGGGTGCTCTGCTTGGATTGATCTCACGCTTCTCGTTGTTCAGAATTTCGATTGTGACAGAGCGGTGCACCGACTGCGGTTTCTGTGAGATGGTTTGTAAGGCGAATTGCCTCGACAGCGGGTCGAAAAGGATCGACGTGCACGCGTGTGTCGGCTGTTTCAACTGTATCGATTCGTGTCCGACCGTGGCGTTGAAGTTTGAGGGGTGGGGGAGAAAGACAAAGGCACCTGAGGAGAGGGTGGTTGATTCGCCCCGACGGGCTTTTCTGGGCGCGCTTGTGGCGACAGGATCTGCCATGGTGTTTCCCGGACAAGGCCCCGCAGGAGATCCGTCCGCATCGACTGCTACCTACGACGCGAGCAGAGGGATGCCGGTGACGCCGCCGGGTTCACAGAGCAGCGACCGGTTTTCGAATCTCTGCACGGCGTGTCATTTGTGTATCAGCGTTTGCCCGCCGCAGGTTCTTTCACCGTCGCTGTTCGAGTATGGCCTGGCAGGCATCATGCAGCCGAAAATGAACTATAATGCGAGCTACTGCAACTACGAGTGCGTTCTCTGTTCACAGGTGTGTCCGACAGGGGCGATCCTTCCTCTCGATGTCGCTGCCAAGAAAGAAATCCAGCTGGGCAGGGCGAGTTTTGTCAAAGACGATTGTATCGTCGTGGCGAAGAAGAAGGATTGCGGTGCATGTTCTGAGCATTGCCCGACGAAGGCTGTCAAAATGGTTCCGTACGAACAGAAACTCGTGATCCCTGAGTTGAATAACGAAATCTGCGTCGGCTGCGGCGCCTGCGAACACGCCTGCCCGACAACGCCCCGGAAAGCCATCTATGTTGTCGCAAACGCGGTGCACCAGAAGGCGAAGAAACCGCAAGAGCAAAAACTGGAAAAACTGATCGATAGCCAGAAGGATTTCCCCTTCTGA
- a CDS encoding galactose mutarotase: MKPFPVTLILGLFLLALLASCTGKQQESTTMEKISFGKTNEGTEVFLYTLHNKNGMEARITNYGGIVVSLVVPDRDGKRADIVLGFDSLASYLKDTPYFGSLIGRYGNRIGRGKFALNGNSYTLAANNGLNHLHGGLKGFDKVVWSVDEKETMPGKSLALNYVSKDGEEGYPGTLAVRVVYSVTENNELKIEYSATTDKQTVVNLTHHSYFNLAGAGSGAILDHELFIDAERFTPVDTGLIPTGELRSVKGTPMDFTVPTAIGARINEPYEQLKSGGGYDHNWVLNKAENSMSLAARVYEKTSGRVMEVLTTEPGMQFYSGNFLNGTHVGKGGKKYEHRYGFCLETQHFPDSPNKPEFPTTTLKPGQTLVSATVYKFSVR; encoded by the coding sequence ATGAAGCCATTCCCCGTCACCTTAATCCTTGGGCTATTTCTTCTTGCTCTCCTTGCTTCATGCACCGGGAAACAACAGGAGTCGACCACGATGGAAAAAATCTCATTCGGAAAGACCAACGAAGGGACAGAGGTGTTCCTCTACACTCTTCACAACAAGAATGGAATGGAAGCCCGGATCACGAACTACGGGGGGATCGTCGTATCCCTGGTCGTGCCGGACCGAGACGGCAAGCGGGCTGATATCGTTCTTGGATTTGATTCCCTGGCGAGCTATCTCAAAGACACACCGTATTTCGGCTCACTGATTGGGCGCTACGGTAACAGGATCGGAAGAGGAAAGTTCGCATTGAACGGAAACTCCTATACGCTTGCGGCTAATAATGGGTTGAACCATCTCCACGGCGGTTTGAAGGGATTCGATAAGGTCGTATGGAGCGTGGATGAAAAGGAAACCATGCCGGGCAAATCCCTGGCGCTGAACTATGTCAGCAAGGATGGGGAAGAAGGATATCCGGGGACGCTCGCCGTCAGAGTCGTGTACTCGGTGACCGAGAACAATGAATTGAAGATCGAATACTCAGCGACGACCGACAAGCAGACCGTGGTGAATCTGACCCATCACTCGTATTTCAACCTGGCCGGAGCAGGAAGCGGAGCCATCCTCGATCATGAACTGTTCATTGATGCAGAACGGTTCACGCCAGTCGACACCGGGTTGATTCCGACGGGTGAGTTGAGAAGCGTGAAGGGAACGCCGATGGACTTCACTGTTCCGACCGCCATTGGAGCCCGCATCAATGAGCCGTACGAACAGCTGAAGAGCGGTGGAGGATACGACCATAACTGGGTCCTGAACAAAGCTGAGAACTCCATGAGCCTGGCCGCGAGAGTGTACGAGAAGACATCGGGTCGGGTGATGGAGGTGCTGACGACCGAACCCGGTATGCAGTTCTATTCCGGCAATTTTCTTAACGGCACGCATGTCGGAAAGGGAGGAAAGAAATACGAGCATCGCTATGGGTTCTGCCTTGAGACCCAGCATTTCCCTGACTCGCCAAACAAGCCGGAGTTCCCGACGACGACTCTAAAGCCCGGCCAGACGCTGGTGTCAGCGACGGTCTACAAATTCTCGGTCCGATAG